The following nucleotide sequence is from Peptococcus niger.
CGCAAACCTAAAGTACAAATACGGAAATAGGCATTTCTGGTGTAGAGGCTACTACGTCGATACCGCGGGAAAAAATGCGAAAAAAATCCAAGAGTATATCAAAAACCAATTGGAAGAAGACTATTTGGCGGATCAGATAAGTATGAAAGAATTCATCGACCCGTTTACGGGTCAGCAGGTCAAATAAAGTATGAAAATAGGCGCTTTAGCGCCAACTGGGGATTTGTTGCAAGAGAAAGAAATTCAGAGCACGTGAGTGCTGCCAGTAACAGCCCCTTATAGGGGCATAACAAACCACCGGCTAAGCCGGTGGTTCTGATTTGTTCGGTATTATTTGTTAATTTCTAATCAACAGTTCTTAGAAAAGAACTTTCTCTAAAAAATAAAAACAACACTACCTTTACACACTTTACAAACGGTACTTCACGTAGTAAGCACTTACTGCTGGTTATCGGCTCAATTTTGTTTTGCGACGTTATAAAATTTAAGAGTTTTTTATACACGAAATCGTTCCTTTGATAGCAAAAAGAATTGCGAAAAGTTTGTCGTATAGACCAAAATGTTTTATCCAATACCATAGGAAGAGAAAGAATTTACTATGCCCCTATTGATGACGGAATGATCACTGTCAATAGGGGGCATGCTAGATATCTTTATCGACCTTTTGTTTTACGTTATCGATAAACATACAAATCAAATAAAGATATAATTATATGACTTAGCTGAATAATGAAATAAAAAATTGCGATCAGAAGTATAGGTTATAGAAAAAAAGAGATGAGTAGCTAAGGCACTCATCTCTTTTTTCTATAAGTATATTTACTTATTTAAATTTTGGATATTTATCTCTATTCTATAGACTGATATTTCAACTCAAATAATCACCGGTGATGTAGAAGTTTGACTTACTTAGATTGTTTAAAGCCTGTTTACTGAATTTTCCTTGGGTACTGTAAATATTAGCGTTGTCTACCATCCATTCTTTTAAGTCACCATTGCTTATGAGTTTATTTTGCTGATCTGTTGTAAATAACTGATGTCTCTTTATCAGGTCGCTCATTTGCTGGTCAGATAACGTTACTTTCAGTTCTGTTTTAAAAAACTGTTTAAGGGAGCTTGTAGACTCTTCTGATGTAGCTTCTAGCTGTTGAATATAAGAATCTCGCATTTTTAGAAATGCTTTTAATTTATCCGGATTCTCTTTAGCCCATTTTGCATTAGCAACATAAAGCATCGGAATGTGCAAGTCTAAATCTTTACCATTAACAACTTCTTGCCATCCTTGATCAAATGCTTTATAGATATAAGGTGACCAAAGAATCAAATAATCCCCTTTTCCTGATTTATAAGCTTTAATGGCTTCATCTGGCTCCATGGCTTGGATTGAAATATCTTTTTCTGATAGATTGAATTGTTGTAAATAGTGATGGAGTAGAACTGAGGAGGTAGAGGCGGTTGTTAAGATGAAAGTTTTTGATTGTACCAGTTCTTTGGCCCCTCTAATTCCATTAGGTTCTGTAGTTGTCAGAATGGGGTCATTAGGTCTGGCAAATATTATATTTGCAGCGCTTTCATCGGATGCAATACCAATCAATTCTGCCTTTTTCGTATTTAGGACCATCATTGCTGGAGATACACCCAATGATGCAATCTGCCAGTCTGCTTTTTGCAGTTGAGCGTAGATATCAGTTCCAGTAGAATAATAGGTCGGCGATAGTTTGAAGTTGTTTTTTTCGTCAAACTTATCTTGCTTTGCTTGGTATTCTGGCCAGGCATCAATTTGCACCAATGAGTGAATGGCAAGCGGTTCAGCCTTTGATACTCTTCCATTGTTGGAAATGCCTAAATTTTCTTCTGCACAAGCTGTTGTTAGGCTGATGATAAGTGAACAGATTAAAATGAGAGATAGTTTTTTCATTTTTGTCACTCTCCTAATCAGCAAGTACGTTAGGGTTATTTGAGTCAGAAGACGTTAGGGATGTGTTGTGCTTAATATAGCTCTGGCCTTTTAATAAGTTAAATGTTTTTCTGCCGGTTAATCGGAATACAATCATGCAGCCAAAATAGATGGCAAAGGAGATACCAGCGACTATTAAAATGGTATTAAAAGTACTCATAGATGGGTTTGCTGTGTAGCCGATGATGGTTGGCACGAAGATATAAGTTGGGATCATGAAAACGTTCATTGCACCCATTTCCGTTGGGGCGGTTGTGCGAAGATTCGGGTCGACAATCCGTATCAAGGCAATCCCTGTGGGGCAGGTTCCGGTTAGACAACCCCATAAACCAAGTGTGCGTTCAAAATCACAGTCCCCACCAAGGCGTTGGCCTAAAATAACGGCAATAATCAATGTGAAAATCCCAACGATCAGACACATAATCAACATAGGTACAATCCATTTACCGATGATAGCCACTTGAATGGACATAAATGCTGCACAAATTAAAAAGTCGGTTGACCAGCCTGTTATACGCGTTTGCAAGGCACTATCATGATACTGTAACAAGTTGAGTTTACCCATTATAAAGCGGACAATATAGGCGACAATCATACCATTTAAAAAAGTCATGGAAGCAAATGTATCTCCGACAGTCCCGGGGATAATGAGTTGTAATAACTTACCCATATAAACGGCGCCTATAAAACACAAGCCTACAAGTCCCATGTGAAACGCTAAGACATCAATACTGCCGCTATAGGTGGTGATGCGCCCATAATGTTCTTCTTGAGATGATTTTGGGAAAAGACCACTGGTAATATGGTCAGAAATTTTCTCAGAATACTTGGCTAAGCCGCGTTTTAAGCCCCATTTAGCCATGGGAACGCCAATACCGAAAGCAAATAAAAAGCCAATTGCTGCATAGGTTACGCCTACTTGGACAGCGTCAGGCCAACCGTTTGCTTCAATCATACCGCCGAAGACAGCTGACTGTCCAGGACCTTGGCAAAAAGCGAAGGGAATCATTAATCCGTACAGTGGATTCATATCAAAACTTTTGCCGACTAATAGGATAATGAAGAAACCCATCAGAGGTGTGATAACATACATCATATCCCAAATAAAGCCCATGCCCATTGAGCCTTTAAAAATTTGTTTAGCAACAGCTCCAGCGCCGCCTTCGCCTTCAGGAGCGCCGGTTAAGCCAATTGAAATGAAAGAGATGGTAAATAGGAATCCGACAGCTTGCGTTAACATTCCGGAAGAGGCTTGTGGTAACATATTAGCATTCATTAATCCAAAACCAATCAGCCCGCCGATAACGCTGGCTGGCAATAAAATATTACCAAGTGGTTTTATTTTTGCACGGCAGAGCATACCGATTAAAATCATTACGCCTACCCAACTAATTGACATCATCATTTCCATAATAATTTCCTCCAAACAGAGTGTGTGTATATCCCTACTAAACAGTGGTTGGTTGAGGAGATTCGGTTTCTGTTATTTGGCCCGAGTTGAAAATGGTACCGTCATTAACAATTGTTGCAATAACATTTATATTTTTAATTTCTGAGGGTGCAATACGTAATGGATTTTGATCTAATACCACAAAATCGGCCAGTTTCCCCTTAGCTATAGAGCCCTTAATGTCATCTTCATAATATTGGTAGGCTGCATTAATGGTATAGCTCTTTAAGGCGGTTAATACATCTACACATTGGTGATTACCAATGTGGCGCCCTTCATAACTGATTCGATTGGCAGCTGCCCATATACTTAAAAGAGGAGTTTGTGGTGTAATTGGAGAATCACAATGGGTACTGAAAGGAATCCCTAATTGCTGGGCCCATCCCGCCGGATCTAAATTCGCACCACGAGTAGGACCTAAAAATCGATCCATATGACGATTTCCCCAGTAATAAGTATGAAGTGAAAAGAAGGAGGGGGTTGCATGTAGGGCTTTCATACGTACTAACTGATCATATCGTGCAGTTTGTGCATGAATTACAATAGGTCGATCGTCGACGCGTGGATATTTTTTTTGAGCACGTGTTAAAGCATCCAAGTACATATCCAGAGTGCGGTCTCCATTACAATGGCAGACCGCCTGTTGTCCAGAACGATAAATGTCCATTACTTTTTGGTCTAGAGCTTCCTGGCTGCACGCTGGATAGGCGACCCAATCGCGGTTGCCTTGATAAGCGGTATAGTATGGCTCGCTCATGTAAGCGGTGTAAGCTTGTATGGAACCATCCTGAACGATTTTAATTCCCTGTAAGGTGACATAGTCATCTTTTTGGTTTATGAAGTTTGATTCTTCCAATATTTCCGAAAAAGGACAAATGGTGACGCGAACTTTTAATCGACCTTGCTTGTGAGCAGCGTAGTAAGCTTTAATGGTTTCGATGTTTTTAACGCCGCCATCATTGGCTGTTGTTACACCATTTGAAGCATATATTTCAGATGCTTTCTCCAAAGCTTGGATGCATTCTTCTCCTTCTCCAGATAAGGAAAATATACCGCCTGTCGGTAAAAGATATACCGCTTGTTCGTCGAGGTGGCCGGTTGGTTCTCCGGTTTGGGCATCTTTAAATATCTTGCCCCCAATGGGGTCGGCTGTAGTACGATCAATATTTGCTATTTCTAACATTTTGGAATTGGCATAACCGACATGTCCAGAAATATGAGATACGAAAATAGGAATTGATTTTGACACTTTGTCCAAATCATGGCGGTTGAGATGTCTTTTTTCTTTGATTAGCGTGTCATCATATCCCCAACCGATAACCATTTTGGTATCTGGATGTGTATCAAGATGATTCTTTAAAGAGGTCATCACATCACTAATGGACTTTATAGATCCGATGGGTGGACAAGCCAACTGTACAGAATTTAAAGCTGCACCGCCGACAACGCTGAAATGACTGTGTGAATCATAAAAACCAGGCATTAAAGTATTGCCTTGCAAATCGACAATACGCGTTTTGGGTCCTTTCCATCGGGCAATTTCATTTTCTGTACCGAGTGCGATGATACGTCCTTCTCTGACCGCTATTGCCTGAACGTTTGGCAGTCGGTCTTCCATAGTAAGGATGTCTCCATTTTTATAAATAGTGCTTGCGTAGTCCATAATATAAATATCCTTTCGATAAATGAACGGTGCAGCACTGGCCAGTGCGACCTTCTCAGGTCCTTTTATCTATAAATTAGTTTAATAGCTGTGTGATTTTTTGTGAAATACGTTTTAGGGTAAGATGATATAAACACAAAGGAATAAGGGGGTGATAAACATGGAGTTATTGCAATATTATTACTTCAATAAAATGGCAGAATTTGAAAATTTATCTAAAGCGGCGGAATCCTTGTATGTTTCGCAGCCGTCTTTGAGTAAAATGCTTTCTCGTATTGAGAGCGAGGTGGGCCATTCGCTGTTTGACCGACATGGTAAAAGTTTGAAATTAAATGAGTTTGGAAAAGCTTTTTTAAAGCATTCTCAGATTATTGTTAATCATGCTGAAACTATCCCGGATGAATTAAATGAAATTGCTCATATTGCGGGAAAACGATTAATAATAGCATCATCCAATACGAGTTTGTTAAATCGATGGCTATATGATTTTATTAATCAAATGCCTGATGTGGGCTTGCGCCATACCATTTTGAATAATCATCAAGCAATGATGCAGCTCTTAAGTGGTGAAATAGACTATGCCATTACCTTAGGAGGTATTAATCATCCGGATATAGAATCACATATCTTGTGGACCGATCGATATCAAGTTGTTGCCAATAAAAATAGCCGGTATGCAGGCCTAAAAAGTGCTTATTTTAGGGAATTTGAAAATGCAAATTTTTTTGCATTACCGGAAAAAGAGGACTTCCCGCGTTATATAGATCAGCTTGCTAAGCAGGGAGGTTTTACGCCACGAATTGTATTTGAAAGTGAAATTGAGCTGGTTTTAGAAATATTGCCATCACTGGATGCTGTCATTATTTGTTTGGAGCAGTCCGATACCTTTTATAAACGGTTAAATTATATTAACGCCATCAGATTATTGGACCCATTTGCAGAGTGTGATGTTGTGATTAATTGGCATAAAAATAAAATTCATAACGTGGCTGGCAAGAATCTTTTAGAGTATATAAAAAGAGATTTACCTAAGTTGTTTGATATTAAGGATTAGCGATAGGATTATGCTGCCGCAAAGAAGCTCCTGGGCCTGTTTGTAGGCTTGCCTTTGGTGGGCGGTTTGGTATACTGGAAATAGTCCGCGCCTTTTTGCTGCGGTGCTTGCGGTTGACGATAGGGGCCTGTGAAGGGCTCATTTTGACTGCTATCGGTGGATGGTAAATGTGTTGCTTTTTAATAAGAACAGGAGGTTTTTTATGCAATTTACAGAACGTATTTGGCCTAAGATTCAGCCTTTATGGGACAGTTATATGACGCATCCCTTTGTCCAGGGCTTGGGGGACGGCTCGCTCCCCTTGGAAAAATTTAAACATTGGTTGGCCCAGGATTATGTTTATTTGGTTGAATATGCGCGGTTGTTTGCAATCGGCACGGCAAAGGCGCCAAGCTTGGAGATTATGAATACCTATGCCAAGGGGTTGGATGGTGTTCTCTTTATGGAGATGAATTTGCACCGCCAATATGCGGCTTCTTTCGGTATGGCTGAGGAGACGCTTTTGGCAACGCAGCCGTCGGCGGTCAATTTGGCCTATACGAGTTATATGTTGAATAAGGCACAGAGTGGCGGGATTGAAAATGTGGTGGCCGCCCTATTGGCTTGTTCCTGGAGTTACAACCATATTGGTTTGAATTTAGCAAAAGAGCCGGGTGCTTTGACGGATAATCCCTATGCCAGCTGGATTGAGATGTATGCAGGCGATGAATTTACGGCACTAAATGATGCGGCGATGGCCCTGATGAACCAATTAACAGAAGGAAAGCCGGCGCATGAATTGGATGCCTTGGAAGATGTTGTGATCAAGACCGGGTATTTTGAGTACCTCTTCTGGGATATGTGCTGGGAAGAGGCCACTTGGCCGGCGGCCATTCCGGGCGTTCAATAGACAGCACTTTTCTTAGCTAGACGTTGGTAGGAGGCGCTTGTATTTAGGCCGGTCTGCCAGGCCTTGGGCTTGGCGCCGGGTAGTTTGCTCCGGTTTGTGTTTGGACAACCGGGTCGGAATTGATACAGGGCTTCCTGACTTGGGACTTGGCCTTAACGGCCATCGGAGTGCTGTGTGTGCAGTCCATACAATGAATTCTACCTTTAGAGGCAACGCTTCAGTTGCCTCTTTTTTTATGGCGGCCATTTCGTAAGGGTAGGCCGGTGCGATGGTGGGTATATGGTTTAACAAGTGAAAGTAAAGAGGGAGCGTGGTTATGAACGTTATACTGATGACGATTTTAGGCTGTACCCTGCCCGGCTTGGCGACGGGTGTCGGCGCTTTACCAATCTTTTTTGCCCAACGGGTTTCTCAGCGCGTCTTGGATACCCTGCTCGGCGGGGCGGCGGGGGTGATGTTGGCGGCAACCTGTTTTTCGCTTATTTTGCCGAGCATCACATACGGTGGTGGCGATTTTAAGGCGGTGATGGTGACCTCGCTGGGCATTCTCGCCGGGGCGGTCTTGCTGGATGCCATTGACAAATACGCGCCTCATGAGCATTTAATGGACCAACGCATTGAAGGACATCGGGCGCAGAGCCTTAAAAAAATATGGCTGTTTGTGATTGCAATTACGATTCATAATTTCCCGGAAGGCCTGGCCACAGGCGTGGGGTTCGGAACGGATAACCTAGCCAATGGGATCGCCATGGCAACGGGCATCGGCTTGCAAAATATGCCGGAAGGAATGGCGGTAGCCCTGGCCCTGGTGCGGGAACAGTATTCACGACGGTTTGCATTTTTGGTGGCGCTGGCAACCGGCTGCGTTGAACCGGTTGGGGCTTTTTTAGGGCTGGGACTGGTGCATATTTTTCAGCCCCTGGTGGGCTTTATTTTGGCCCTGGCCGGCGGGGCAATGCTTTTTGTCATCAGCGATGAGATTATCCCGGAAACGCATGCCAACGGTTATGAACGTCAGGCCACTTATGGGATCATTGTGGGCTTTATTGTGATGATGATTTTGGATATTCTCTTAGGATAGATCAGCTGTAGCAGCTGAAGGCTGTTTTTGGACAAGGGATAAAGGATGGGGTATCAATGCAGACAGTATCAGCGGAGATGGGACGTCGACAAGGGATAACGGTTCAATTTAAGGGCCTGCGGTATGCGGCAGCTGAGCGGTATACGCCACCGGAGCTTGTGCCGTTTGAAGGGGCCTTGGCGGAGATGATCGGGTTTACGCCGTATGCCTTGCAGAATCGTACATCGCTGGAAAAACTGATTTTTGGCGTGGATTATGGGGCTGTCCGGCAAAGGGAGGACTGCCAGTACCTGTCGGTCACGGTGCCCTTGGAAGATGGGGCGATGCCGGACGGATTACCGGTTATGGTCTGGTTCCACGGTGGCGCCTTCAGCAATGGCGGGGCGGACAACCGGGCCTATGACCCGGTTAACCTGGCGGAAGAGAGCAAGGTTATCGTGGTATCGGTCAATTACCGACTGGGAATTTTGGGCTTTGTGCGCGATGCGGCTGGCCATACCGGCCATCCAGGCCTGCTGGACCAGATTGCGGCCTTGCAGTGGGTGGCGGCGCATATTGAGCGCTTTGGTGGGGACCCGACCAAGGTCTGTATTTTTGGTCAATCTGCCGGGGGGACATCGGTCCATTCCCTCTTGCTGTCGGTGGGGGATTCGGGCTTATTCCGTCGGGCCATTATTCAAAGCGCTCCTTTTGGAACCCTGACCCGGCGCAGCCCGATGGATGAGGCCATTCGCGCCCAAGTGCTAAGCCTGCCGGAGGATGCAGGGCCGGAGGCCTTATTGGAATGCCAGCTGATGGCAGAAAAAGCCGTTCGTGAACGCGGCAATGCGCGCTACATGCACTTTGCCCCTCACGCCGGCGTTAGCCCCCTGCCGCCGGCTGACCGGAGCTTAGACGCTTATGCCCGGGCAGCTGAAAAAGTGGACCTCTTGATTGGCGCCAACACTTGTGAGCCGTCCATTTATATGGCGCATTACCCCTGGTTTCCCAAAGCCGTGCAAAGACCGTATCTGGGCCAAGTCTTACGCAGGATCTTGCGGTTTAAGTCCGATGCCATCTTCGGCAAGGGCGCTCGCCGTGTCGCAACAGACTACGCCCAGGCTGGGGGGCGGACCTATTTTTATGAATGCTCCTGGGGCGAAGACAGGTCTGTTTACGGTGGCTGCCATTGTGCGGAAATGCCCCTGGTTTTCGGCGCCGACCTCTATATGGGCAGTCCGCTCTTAATGAATAAATCCATCGCTGAAGTGGATCGCGTCGGACAGCGGGTGCGGCGCATTTGGACCGATTTTGCTAAGACCGGCGTGATTCAGAGCCTGGCCATTCCCGGCTGTATTCAGATAAAACCGCTGTAAAGCCAGGGTGTATCAGCTGGTTTGTGAAAGTATGGCGCCATGCTGACAGAAACAAGGACCTTGTTTGGCTGATGGATAATTATTTTGGAGGTATTGTCGGATGACCTATAAGACCATAACAGATTACCTGCCTATTTTTGCTGGGAAACCTGCCGGACACTGGGTGGTGGACGACCACAACGCCGGTACGGAGGCCGAGCCCATTGACATGGCTCACGTGGTCTACAGCGATGACGTACAGGACTTTATCGCTGTCATGACCCGGTTTCAAAAGAAAAATCCCCTAATGGGGCTGCGTGATTTTAACGATATTCTCAAGGCTTACGGCATTCGCTGGGACTTGCAGGACATGCAGGCAGTGGACCTGGCGCGGTTGGATGCTCGTGGCGTTTTGGCGCTGATTCTGGCGGCCATTGAATCGGAACGTTTCCATGACGGTGCCTTGCTGTCCTTTTTTGAGTCGGGCAGCATACAGCGTTGGTTGGAGCGGTTGGCAGAATTGGACGAGGACTGAAGCTTATTTTATGAAATAAGGCCTGCTGGCCCTCTGTGGGCCATTGTCAGGTGGGCATAAATATAAGTTGAGCAATTCATTAAAGACAGTTGAAGGAGGGATGCTGATGCGCAAAAAGAATCGTGAGGTGACGAATCCGGCCGATATTTTTTCAATCATGCAAGCTTGCGATCGAGCGGTTTTGGCTTTTAACGCTGAACCGGCTCCTTACTTGTTGCCGGTCAACATGGGCAGTACCTTTACAGAAGATGGTTTTACCCTCTATTTTCATGGGGCGACGGAAGGTTGCAAGTATGCCTATCTTCGCGATGGGGCGACCGTCAGTTTTGAAATGGACTGCCACCATGAACTCATCGCCGATCAAGCCCGAGGGTATTGTACCATGGACTACGATGCGGTCATCGGCAACGGACGGGTGTATGAAATTCTACCGCCGGCTGAAAAAGCGGCGGCCTTGCAAATCATTGTGGACAGCCACCATGTGGATGAAGCCTTTGTCTATAACCCTGCGGCAATTCCGCGCACGCGCGTTTTTAAAGTTGAGGTCAATCACATAACCGGTAAGTCAAAACATTCATCAGCGACGAGCTAAAGAGGGTGAACCTATGATTAAAATAGCCACGCAAGCAGATGCCGGGAGCCTGGCATCCCTGGCCAAACGCTTATGGCCGGAGAGCAATATTGAAGAATTGCGCAACGAATTTATTGCCTTTACAGCACCACGGGATTTGAACAACCGCTGTTTTTTGGCTCTAGCCGGTGCCTTGCCGGTCGGTTTTGCGCATGTATCGGTGCGGTATGATTTTGTAGAAGGCTGCGACCATACACCGGTGTGCTATTTAGAGGGCATTTTTGTGCGAGAAGCCTATCGTGGTCAAGGGTTGGGTAAAGCCTTGGTCAAAGGGGCGGAAGATTTCGGCTTGACCCGCGGTTGTCGGGAATTTGCGGCAGATTGCGCGCTTGACAATGGAGTCGGCGCCCAATTCCATGCGGCAATGGGACTGACAGAAGTGGGCCGGATAATCTGTTTTAAAAAAGATATTTCTACCGCCGCTACGGTTAGCGCCGGGGCCATTATTGATGATAGGCCCATCTGCGAAATCCCCGATGGATCAACAAAAGAATAAAGCGTATAAAAATACCGCAAATCGTAAAAGATTTGCGGTATTTTTCCTATTAGAGGCGCATTTTGAAGTCTTCGTATCCGAACTTTCGCAAGACGCGCCAATCTTTTCGCGATGGACTGCCGGTTAAAATGGTCGGCAAGGGCATGCCGTTAAAGGTGTTCGTTTTGACCATGGTGTACAGGGCCATATCACCGAAGACAAGGCGGTCGCCCGGCTTGAGCGGGTCGTCAAAGGAATAATCGCCAATGACATCTCCGGCCAGGCAGGTTGGCCCCGCTAAGCGATAGGTGTGGGCTTTTTCCTGGGGATTGCCGGCGCCCAACACCGGTGGTCGATAGGGCATTTCAATAACATCCGGCATATGGCAGGCAGCGGAAGTATCTAAAATGGCGATGTCCATCTCGTTGTGCACAATGTCCACCACAGATGCGGTCAGCGTGCCGGCGTTCAAGACCACCGCTTCGCCCGGTTCCAGGTAGAGCTGGACGCCGTAAGTGCGATGCAGGACTTGGAGGCAGTTGATTAAGCCGTCGACATCGTAATCGGCGCGGGTGATATGGTGTCCGCCGCCTAAGTTGAGCCAGCGCATCAGCGGCAGGTATTCGCCGAACTGGTCTAGAAAAGCGTTCAGCGTTTCCTGTAAGGCATCAAAACCCTGCTCGCACAAGGTATGAAAGTGGAGGCCTTCAATGCCCCGTAAGTTCTTGCCTAAAAAATCTTTTTTGAGAATGCCCAGCCGTGAACCGGGGGCACAGGGGTCATAAATCCCACCGTCTTGCGTTGAATGATTCGGATTCACCCGCAAGCCACAACTTTTTCCTGCTGCCAGGGCCTGGGGGCTGAAGGCCTCCCACTGGGCAAAGGAATTAAAGGAAAGGTGGTCTACATAGCCTAAAATCTCGTCAAATTCCGAGGACCGGTAAGCCGGAGAAAAAATGTGCGTTTCCTTACCCATTTCTTCATGACCGAGCCGGGCTTCAAAAAGGCCGCTGGCGGTCGTACCGGCCAAGACCTCGCCAATCATCGGGTAGAGGGCGAAATTGGAAAAGGCCTTTTGCGCCAGAAGAATTTTGGCACCGGTTTCCGCCTGGACCCGGCCAAGGATGCGCAGATTTTCAGCCAAAGCATCCTCGTCAATGGCAAAAAAGGGCGTCGGCACTTCCGCTAATTGCAGGGCCATCAGTCCACCAATTCCGGTGAGAAATCTTGTCGCCAGGGCAGACCCCATTCATTTAAGCCGTCCATGAACGGGTCCGGATCAAATTCGTCCACGGTGTAAACGCCCGGCCGTTCCCACAGGCCTTTTAAGACCAACATGGCGCCAATCATTGCCGGCACACCGGTGGTGTAACTGACCGCCTGGCTGCCCACCTCTTTATAAGCTTCCTGGTGGTCGCAGACGTTATACAGGTAATAGGTTTTATCCTTACCGTCTTTTTTACCGCGGAAGATACAACCGATATTTGTTTTGCCAACCGTCCGTTCACCAAGAGAAGACGGGTCTGGCAGGACCGCTTGTAAAAACTGCAGGGGAATGATCTCCTGGCCTTGGAAGTTGATCGGCTCAATGGAAGTCATGCCTACATTTTCCAAGCATTTCAAATGGGTAAGATAGCTTTCGCCGAAGGTCATAAAGAACCGAATGCGGCGCAAACCGGGAATGTTTTTCGCCAAGCTTTCCAATTCTTCATGATAGAGCAAATACATATCTTTTTTGCCCACTTCATCAAAATTGTACTCCCGTTTGATGGCCATCGGTTCCGTTTCAATCCATTCACCATTTTCCCAGTAGCGGCCATTGGCGCTGACCTCACGGATATTGATTTCCGGGTTAAAATTCGTTGCAAAAGGATAACCATGGTCGCCCCCATTGCAATCGAGAATGTCAATGGTATTGATTTCATCAAACTCATGCTTGAGGGCATAAGCTGCAAAAACAGACGTAACCCCCGGGTCAAAACCGGAGCCTAAAATCCCCGTAATGCCCGCTTCTTTAAACTTATCCATATACGCCCATTGCCACTTGTACTCAAATTTTGCCGTATCCGGATGCTCATAGTTCGCCGTATCCAGATAATGGGTCTTGGTTTCCACACAGGCATCCATAATCGATAAATCTTGGTAGGGCAGGGCCAAGTTCACCACAATATCCGGGTCAAAGGCCTTGATCAAGGCCACCACAGCAGCGGTATCGTCTGCATCCACCTGGGCCGTAGAGAGCTTCGTTTTCGTATTTTGACAGCGGGCCACAATATCCTGACACTTGGACTCCGTCCGGCTGGCAACCATCACTTCCGTAAAGACATCATCATTTTGCGCCATTTTCTGGACCGCCACAGATGCGACCCCACCGGCACCAATCACCAATGCTTTTCCCATAACAAACCTCCTATTGTCAAAAAAGTTCAGCTGATGTTTACTTACCCGTAAAGCCGTGTCGTTTACACGACGGGATATAAGTAACAGATCTCGTTTGAATTATAACGAATGCTGGTTGTTGGTACAAGACAATAAAAAAGGCTCGCTAAATTGGCGAACCTTTAAGTGTCATTTAAGCTTCAAAAAAATTGAAATCACATCGATTCTTCACAGGATGATGATAAGTTTTCCTGAGACGTCAAAGAAACCTGGCCTTGGATGGCGTGACCCT
It contains:
- a CDS encoding ZIP family metal transporter; its protein translation is MNVILMTILGCTLPGLATGVGALPIFFAQRVSQRVLDTLLGGAAGVMLAATCFSLILPSITYGGGDFKAVMVTSLGILAGAVLLDAIDKYAPHEHLMDQRIEGHRAQSLKKIWLFVIAITIHNFPEGLATGVGFGTDNLANGIAMATGIGLQNMPEGMAVALALVREQYSRRFAFLVALATGCVEPVGAFLGLGLVHIFQPLVGFILALAGGAMLFVISDEIIPETHANGYERQATYGIIVGFIVMMILDILLG
- a CDS encoding transposase yields the protein ANLKYKYGNRHFWCRGYYVDTAGKNAKKIQEYIKNQLEEDYLADQISMKEFIDPFTGQQVK
- a CDS encoding ABC transporter substrate-binding protein; translation: MKKLSLILICSLIISLTTACAEENLGISNNGRVSKAEPLAIHSLVQIDAWPEYQAKQDKFDEKNNFKLSPTYYSTGTDIYAQLQKADWQIASLGVSPAMMVLNTKKAELIGIASDESAANIIFARPNDPILTTTEPNGIRGAKELVQSKTFILTTASTSSVLLHHYLQQFNLSEKDISIQAMEPDEAIKAYKSGKGDYLILWSPYIYKAFDQGWQEVVNGKDLDLHIPMLYVANAKWAKENPDKLKAFLKMRDSYIQQLEATSEESTSSLKQFFKTELKVTLSDQQMSDLIKRHQLFTTDQQNKLISNGDLKEWMVDNANIYSTQGKFSKQALNNLSKSNFYITGDYLS
- a CDS encoding LysR family transcriptional regulator, with the translated sequence MELLQYYYFNKMAEFENLSKAAESLYVSQPSLSKMLSRIESEVGHSLFDRHGKSLKLNEFGKAFLKHSQIIVNHAETIPDELNEIAHIAGKRLIIASSNTSLLNRWLYDFINQMPDVGLRHTILNNHQAMMQLLSGEIDYAITLGGINHPDIESHILWTDRYQVVANKNSRYAGLKSAYFREFENANFFALPEKEDFPRYIDQLAKQGGFTPRIVFESEIELVLEILPSLDAVIICLEQSDTFYKRLNYINAIRLLDPFAECDVVINWHKNKIHNVAGKNLLEYIKRDLPKLFDIKD
- the tenA gene encoding thiaminase II produces the protein MQFTERIWPKIQPLWDSYMTHPFVQGLGDGSLPLEKFKHWLAQDYVYLVEYARLFAIGTAKAPSLEIMNTYAKGLDGVLFMEMNLHRQYAASFGMAEETLLATQPSAVNLAYTSYMLNKAQSGGIENVVAALLACSWSYNHIGLNLAKEPGALTDNPYASWIEMYAGDEFTALNDAAMALMNQLTEGKPAHELDALEDVVIKTGYFEYLFWDMCWEEATWPAAIPGVQ
- a CDS encoding amidohydrolase, with product MDYASTIYKNGDILTMEDRLPNVQAIAVREGRIIALGTENEIARWKGPKTRIVDLQGNTLMPGFYDSHSHFSVVGGAALNSVQLACPPIGSIKSISDVMTSLKNHLDTHPDTKMVIGWGYDDTLIKEKRHLNRHDLDKVSKSIPIFVSHISGHVGYANSKMLEIANIDRTTADPIGGKIFKDAQTGEPTGHLDEQAVYLLPTGGIFSLSGEGEECIQALEKASEIYASNGVTTANDGGVKNIETIKAYYAAHKQGRLKVRVTICPFSEILEESNFINQKDDYVTLQGIKIVQDGSIQAYTAYMSEPYYTAYQGNRDWVAYPACSQEALDQKVMDIYRSGQQAVCHCNGDRTLDMYLDALTRAQKKYPRVDDRPIVIHAQTARYDQLVRMKALHATPSFFSLHTYYWGNRHMDRFLGPTRGANLDPAGWAQQLGIPFSTHCDSPITPQTPLLSIWAAANRISYEGRHIGNHQCVDVLTALKSYTINAAYQYYEDDIKGSIAKGKLADFVVLDQNPLRIAPSEIKNINVIATIVNDGTIFNSGQITETESPQPTTV